In the Flavobacterium acetivorans genome, one interval contains:
- the guaA gene encoding glutamine-hydrolyzing GMP synthase, whose amino-acid sequence MQHNVLILDFGSQYTQLIARRVRELNIFCEIFPYNHFPSDLSSYKAVILGGSPFSVRGEDAPHPDLSQIRGKLPVLAVCYGAQYLAHFSGGEVAASNTREYGRANLSYIKENEIFFEGVSENSQVWMSHSDSVKALPTNGVKLASTHDVEFAAYKIEGETTYAIQYHPEVFHSTDGSKMLENFLVKIAEVPQNFTPNAFVEEMVAELKEKVGEDKVVLGLSGGVDSTVAAVLLHQAIGENLYCIFVNNGLLRKNEFQNVLDQYKGMGLNVKGVDAGDRFLSELAGVSDPETKRKIIGRVFIEVFDDESHLIEDVKWLAQGTIYPDVIESVSVKGPSATIKSHHNVGGLPDYMKLKIVEPLRMLFKDEVRRVGATLGIDPELLGRHPFPGPGLSIRILGDITPEKVQILQDVDKVFIDGLKSWGLYDKVWQAGAILLPVNSVGVMGDERTYEKVVALRAVESTDGMTADWVHLPYDFLMKVSNDIINKVKGVNRVVYDISSKPPATIEWE is encoded by the coding sequence ATGCAACACAACGTACTTATTTTAGATTTCGGATCGCAATACACTCAGCTTATTGCGCGTAGAGTTCGCGAATTAAATATATTCTGCGAAATTTTCCCATACAATCATTTTCCGAGTGATTTATCAAGTTATAAAGCCGTAATTCTTGGAGGAAGTCCATTTTCTGTTAGAGGAGAAGATGCACCACATCCTGATTTATCTCAAATAAGAGGTAAATTACCTGTGCTTGCCGTATGTTACGGGGCGCAGTATTTAGCCCATTTTAGCGGTGGGGAAGTGGCAGCTTCTAATACCAGAGAATACGGTAGAGCTAATTTATCTTATATAAAGGAGAATGAAATTTTCTTTGAAGGTGTTTCAGAGAACAGTCAAGTTTGGATGAGTCATAGCGACAGTGTAAAAGCTTTGCCTACAAATGGAGTGAAACTGGCCAGTACGCATGACGTAGAATTTGCCGCTTATAAAATTGAAGGCGAAACAACTTATGCTATCCAATACCATCCTGAGGTTTTTCATTCTACAGATGGATCAAAAATGCTTGAAAACTTCTTGGTAAAAATTGCCGAGGTTCCTCAAAACTTTACTCCAAATGCTTTCGTTGAAGAGATGGTAGCTGAGCTAAAAGAAAAAGTAGGAGAGGATAAGGTAGTTCTTGGACTTTCGGGAGGGGTAGATTCTACTGTGGCAGCGGTCTTGTTGCACCAGGCTATCGGGGAAAACCTGTATTGTATTTTTGTAAATAACGGTTTACTTCGTAAAAACGAATTCCAGAATGTATTGGATCAATACAAAGGAATGGGTTTAAACGTAAAAGGAGTAGATGCCGGAGATCGTTTCTTGTCAGAATTGGCAGGAGTTAGTGATCCGGAAACCAAGCGTAAAATTATCGGCCGTGTATTTATCGAAGTTTTTGATGATGAATCACACCTTATTGAGGATGTAAAATGGCTGGCTCAAGGAACAATTTATCCTGATGTGATTGAATCTGTTTCGGTTAAAGGACCTTCTGCAACTATTAAATCGCACCATAATGTAGGTGGATTGCCTGATTATATGAAGTTGAAAATTGTAGAACCGCTTCGTATGCTTTTCAAAGATGAAGTACGAAGAGTGGGGGCTACTTTAGGAATTGATCCAGAATTGTTAGGAAGACATCCTTTCCCAGGACCTGGATTGTCTATCCGTATTTTAGGGGATATTACACCGGAGAAGGTTCAAATTTTACAAGATGTAGATAAAGTCTTTATTGACGGGTTGAAATCTTGGGGATTGTATGATAAAGTTTGGCAAGCAGGAGCGATTTTGTTACCGGTTAACAGCGTAGGTGTTATGGGTGATGAGCGTACTTATGAAAAGGTAGTGGCGCTTCGTGCTGTTGAATCTACTGATGGTATGACAGCTGACTGGGTGCATTTGCCCTATGATTTCTTGATGAAGGTGTCTAATGATATTATCAATAAAGTAAAAGGGGTAAATAGAGTGGTATATGACATTAGTTCTAAGCCGCCGGCAACAATAGAATGGGAATAA
- a CDS encoding RidA family protein: MKRENILTGSPWEDKMGYCRAVRIGNIIEVSGTVAIVDGDIVKANDAHAQTLNILKRVEKVLEDLNVGMKDVIRTRIFTTDINTFEAVASAHATFFKDVKPTTGFYEISKLVAPEYLVEIEFTAIATEKPLIQEGL; encoded by the coding sequence ATGAAAAGAGAAAACATATTGACAGGTTCTCCTTGGGAAGACAAAATGGGCTATTGCAGAGCGGTTCGCATTGGAAATATTATCGAAGTATCGGGTACAGTGGCAATAGTTGACGGCGATATCGTAAAAGCCAATGATGCACATGCTCAAACATTGAATATTCTTAAAAGAGTCGAAAAAGTACTGGAAGACCTTAATGTAGGCATGAAAGACGTCATTCGTACTCGAATATTCACCACTGACATTAATACCTTTGAAGCTGTAGCAAGCGCTCATGCGACATTTTTTAAAGACGTAAAACCAACTACCGGTTTTTATGAAATCAGTAAGTTAGTCGCTCCTGAATATTTGGTAGAAATAGAATTTACCGCTATTGCCACCGAAAAACCACTAATTCAAGAAGGATTGTAA
- a CDS encoding voltage-gated chloride channel family protein: MNLEKIKKTIPLLFKWIFICILIGFLSGSASAFFLVALEWVTQSRNHHQWIIWLLPIGGLLVGLGYHYYGKEVVKGNNLLLEEYENPQKTIPLKMAPLVLIGTLITHLFGGSAGREGTAVQMGGAIADQFSPIFKLDNSDRKTLIILGISAGFSSVFGTPLAGALFALEVVYFSKISLKSSILSFLVAFIAYFTVEFWEVKHTHYSIPSLPDFDIKILLWIIAVSVLFGLAAMLFSRSTHYWGALFTKNIKYPPLRPFIGGLLFAIAMYFIGTNTYLGLGVPVIVESFSKASENHVFILKILFTGFTLGAGFKGGEVTPLFFVGATLGSAMSLFIPLPIALLAGMGFVAVFSGATHTPIACTVMGMELFGLESGIFIGLACFIAYLSSGSVGIYHSQCLKGPKYHLYEKFKRRKLDNF, from the coding sequence ATGAATTTAGAAAAAATAAAAAAAACAATACCGCTACTTTTCAAATGGATCTTTATTTGCATCCTAATTGGCTTTTTATCCGGTTCTGCTTCGGCATTTTTTTTAGTGGCACTCGAATGGGTCACACAATCCAGAAACCATCATCAATGGATCATTTGGCTTTTGCCAATAGGCGGACTACTTGTAGGCTTAGGCTACCATTATTACGGCAAAGAAGTGGTAAAAGGCAATAACTTACTGCTGGAAGAGTACGAAAATCCGCAAAAGACAATTCCTTTAAAAATGGCGCCTCTGGTGCTTATCGGTACTTTAATCACCCACCTTTTTGGAGGTTCAGCCGGACGCGAAGGGACAGCGGTACAAATGGGAGGCGCCATAGCCGATCAATTTAGCCCAATTTTCAAACTCGATAATTCCGACAGAAAAACACTTATTATTCTTGGAATTAGCGCCGGATTTTCCTCTGTTTTCGGAACTCCATTAGCCGGCGCCTTATTTGCCCTAGAGGTTGTATATTTTAGTAAAATTAGCTTAAAAAGCAGTATTTTATCGTTCTTAGTAGCCTTCATTGCTTATTTCACGGTGGAATTCTGGGAAGTAAAACACACGCATTACTCCATTCCCTCACTTCCTGATTTTGACATAAAAATTCTTCTTTGGATTATAGCTGTAAGCGTTTTGTTTGGATTGGCTGCCATGTTATTTTCCAGAAGTACTCATTATTGGGGCGCTTTATTTACAAAAAATATAAAATACCCTCCTTTACGCCCTTTCATTGGCGGATTGCTGTTTGCTATTGCCATGTATTTTATTGGAACCAATACATACCTTGGACTAGGAGTTCCTGTTATCGTAGAATCTTTTTCGAAAGCAAGCGAAAATCATGTTTTTATCTTAAAAATACTGTTTACCGGATTTACTTTGGGTGCTGGATTTAAAGGTGGTGAGGTTACACCCCTTTTCTTCGTTGGAGCCACACTGGGAAGCGCAATGTCTCTTTTCATTCCTCTTCCTATCGCCTTATTGGCCGGAATGGGATTTGTCGCTGTTTTTTCTGGAGCAACCCATACCCCCATCGCCTGCACCGTTATGGGAATGGAGCTTTTTGGCTTAGAAAGCGGAATCTTCATCGGGCTTGCTTGTTTTATTGCTTATCTGTCATCTGGTTCAGTAGGAATTTATCATTCGCAGTGCTTAAAAGGACCAAAATACCATTTGTACGAAAAATTTAAAAGAAGAAAGCTGGACAATTTCTAA
- a CDS encoding DHH family phosphoesterase codes for MKIQDIQAIKLLLATPKKIAIIPHRGPDGDAMGSTLALYHFLLKNNHEPIVIAPNEFPDFLAWLPGSEAVKIFEKDKENCTQILENSDLIFTLDFNALHRTGNEMEPVLAQQKATFIMIDHHQKPDNYATYTYSDTAFGSTCEMIYNFISFLDQKEDIDKTIGTCIYTGILTDSGSFRFPGTTGNTHRIVAELIDLGVENTKIPSLLFENSSYSRLQLLGRALQNMKVLADHKTTYTTLTQEELNTFEHIKGDTEGIVNYGLTIKGIIFTAIFIENKEEKIIKISFRSQGEFDVNQFARDHFNGGGHQNAAGGKSETSMAETIAKFEDLVTKLTI; via the coding sequence ATGAAAATACAAGACATTCAAGCGATAAAGTTGTTATTAGCAACACCAAAAAAAATTGCAATCATTCCGCACAGAGGCCCAGATGGCGATGCAATGGGATCAACTCTAGCATTATATCACTTTCTATTGAAGAACAATCACGAACCAATTGTGATTGCTCCCAATGAATTTCCCGATTTCCTAGCTTGGCTTCCGGGCTCAGAAGCCGTTAAAATTTTCGAAAAAGACAAGGAAAACTGTACTCAAATACTGGAAAACTCCGATTTGATTTTCACCTTAGACTTTAATGCCCTACACCGCACAGGCAATGAAATGGAACCGGTATTGGCTCAGCAAAAAGCGACTTTTATCATGATTGACCACCATCAAAAACCGGACAATTATGCCACTTATACCTATTCGGATACTGCTTTTGGATCTACATGTGAGATGATCTACAACTTTATTTCTTTTCTGGACCAAAAAGAGGATATCGATAAAACCATAGGAACTTGTATTTATACGGGAATCCTAACCGATTCTGGTTCTTTCCGTTTCCCGGGAACTACCGGAAACACTCATAGAATTGTAGCCGAATTAATCGATTTAGGAGTAGAAAATACTAAAATCCCAAGTTTACTTTTTGAAAACAGCTCCTACAGTCGTTTGCAATTATTAGGAAGAGCATTGCAAAACATGAAGGTCCTTGCTGATCACAAGACAACCTATACGACTTTGACTCAAGAGGAATTAAACACTTTTGAACACATCAAAGGAGATACAGAGGGAATCGTAAATTACGGATTAACAATAAAAGGAATTATTTTTACAGCTATATTTATCGAAAATAAAGAAGAAAAAATTATTAAGATATCATTCCGTTCCCAAGGTGAATTTGATGTCAATCAATTTGCCCGAGACCATTTTAACGGAGGAGGCCACCAGAATGCTGCCGGAGGAAAATCAGAAACATCTATGGCAGAAACAATTGCCAAATTTGAAGATTTAGTAACTAAACTTACGATATAA
- the gldI gene encoding gliding motility-associated peptidyl-prolyl isomerase GldI: MKLKLFIPISLALTLLFSSCKQDQEARRPISHSSGSFMKKSVDRNKKLVASEEDQIKAIIKSKPTVEFFASTKGYWYSYEFKNELDTLTPKKGDIAFFDYEIKDLKGNIIYSQLELRPQIYRVDKQDIMMGLRDGIKLMRKNEKVNFLFPSHMGYGYHGDDKKIGVNQPLFCTVTLHDFKPEAVYKAEMEGNTLIDAKASKKTTTDTLEP, from the coding sequence ATGAAACTAAAGCTTTTCATTCCCATTTCATTGGCACTAACCTTACTTTTTTCGAGTTGTAAGCAAGATCAGGAAGCCCGCAGACCTATCTCTCATAGCTCAGGTTCTTTCATGAAAAAATCTGTTGACCGAAATAAAAAACTAGTAGCCAGCGAGGAAGACCAAATTAAGGCAATCATCAAAAGCAAACCTACAGTAGAATTTTTTGCCTCAACAAAAGGCTATTGGTATTCCTATGAATTCAAAAATGAACTCGATACACTGACGCCAAAAAAAGGAGACATTGCTTTTTTTGATTATGAAATAAAAGACCTTAAAGGCAATATCATCTATTCGCAATTAGAATTAAGACCTCAAATTTATCGCGTGGACAAACAAGATATCATGATGGGTTTAAGAGACGGCATCAAATTGATGCGTAAAAATGAAAAAGTAAACTTTCTGTTCCCTTCTCACATGGGCTATGGTTATCATGGGGATGATAAAAAAATAGGAGTTAACCAACCTTTATTTTGCACCGTTACCCTGCATGATTTTAAGCCTGAAGCTGTTTACAAAGCAGAAATGGAAGGCAACACCCTTATTGATGCTAAGGCTTCCAAAAAGACAACTACAGATACTCTAGAGCCTTAA